A window of Paenibacillus polygoni contains these coding sequences:
- a CDS encoding NAD(P)-dependent oxidoreductase has product MKIAIIGASGKAGKLIMDEARKRGHEVTGIVRNASKISGFPAVEKDIFELTTEDLNKYDVVVNAFGAAPGEEHKHVEAGKTLIKALSGVEGTRLIVVGGAGSLYVDEAKTTKLIDTPEFPDLYKPTASNQGKNLEDLKASTDLKWTFVSPAATFDAEGTRSGSYQKGKDNLIVNAKGDSYISYADYAIAIVDEIENPAHIGERFTVVGEQI; this is encoded by the coding sequence ATGAAAATTGCCATTATTGGTGCTAGCGGAAAAGCAGGAAAACTCATTATGGACGAAGCAAGAAAACGAGGCCATGAAGTCACAGGGATTGTAAGAAATGCATCTAAGATTAGCGGATTTCCTGCCGTGGAGAAAGATATCTTCGAACTAACGACAGAAGATCTAAATAAATATGATGTTGTTGTGAATGCCTTTGGTGCAGCGCCAGGTGAAGAGCATAAACATGTTGAAGCAGGCAAAACACTCATTAAGGCACTGAGCGGTGTGGAAGGCACTCGGCTGATTGTTGTCGGCGGTGCAGGAAGCTTGTACGTGGATGAAGCGAAAACAACAAAACTAATCGACACACCAGAATTTCCTGACCTCTACAAACCAACCGCAAGCAATCAAGGTAAAAACCTGGAGGATCTGAAAGCTTCTACAGACCTAAAATGGACTTTCGTAAGCCCAGCGGCGACATTTGATGCAGAAGGGACACGCAGTGGTTCCTATCAAAAAGGAAAAGATAATCTAATTGTGAACGCTAAAGGCGACAGCTACATCAGTTACGCGGACTATGCAATTGCGATTGTGGATGAAATTGAAAACCCAGCACATATCGGTGAACGTTTCACTGTCGTTGGCGAACAAATATAA
- a CDS encoding multidrug effflux MFS transporter: MPQAQAIQEAPDRAKRLWLAFILGTLSAFGPFSLDMYLPALTILADDLNTTASYAQLSLTACMLGLALGQLVAGPISDARGRRGPLMIGLGVFTLSSILCFIAPSIEMFVVMRFIQGAAGAAGIVISRAVVRDLYSGTELTKFFSLLMLINGAAPILAPIAGGQLLTVTSWRGVFVVLTVIGVLSLIGVILGLPESLAKNERTQGGLQQTFRAFGTIMKDRVFMGYALCQGFVGAAMFAYISGSPFVLQKIYEVSPQTYSLIFAMNGAGIIIASQIAGRLAGRVGETRLLITGLSLAGIGGISLLLAILADAPLVGILIPLFLVVSCVGIVNTATFGLAMQNQKNSAGSASALLGVLMFLFGGLVAPLVGIGGEDTAVPMGIVIASAELLAIALYILMVRPRSRK, from the coding sequence ATGCCCCAAGCTCAGGCGATCCAGGAAGCACCAGATCGTGCGAAGCGGCTTTGGCTGGCGTTTATACTCGGAACGCTGTCAGCTTTCGGCCCATTCTCACTGGATATGTATCTGCCTGCACTAACCATTCTGGCAGATGATTTAAACACCACCGCATCCTATGCCCAGCTTAGTCTTACCGCTTGTATGCTGGGACTTGCGCTTGGTCAGTTAGTAGCAGGACCTATTAGTGATGCGAGAGGACGACGCGGACCGCTGATGATCGGTCTTGGCGTATTTACCCTGTCCTCGATCTTATGTTTTATTGCTCCATCGATAGAAATGTTTGTTGTTATGCGGTTTATTCAAGGAGCAGCGGGAGCAGCAGGAATTGTGATCTCAAGAGCCGTAGTTCGTGATTTGTATTCAGGCACAGAGCTCACCAAATTCTTTTCCTTACTGATGCTCATCAACGGAGCGGCGCCGATCCTTGCACCTATCGCAGGGGGGCAGCTGCTCACGGTAACCTCTTGGCGAGGGGTGTTCGTTGTCCTCACCGTCATTGGGGTATTATCCTTAATTGGAGTTATCCTTGGTCTTCCTGAATCTTTAGCAAAAAATGAACGTACTCAAGGCGGTCTGCAACAGACGTTTCGTGCCTTTGGTACGATCATGAAAGATCGGGTATTCATGGGCTATGCTCTTTGCCAAGGATTTGTAGGAGCTGCTATGTTTGCCTATATATCAGGCTCACCTTTTGTGCTTCAAAAAATCTATGAAGTCAGCCCTCAAACCTACAGTTTAATCTTTGCTATGAATGGAGCGGGTATCATTATTGCAAGTCAGATTGCGGGAAGACTTGCAGGGCGTGTGGGAGAAACAAGACTGCTGATTACAGGTTTGTCCCTTGCTGGGATCGGCGGAATCAGCCTGCTTCTCGCCATTTTAGCAGATGCTCCGCTGGTTGGTATTTTGATTCCACTTTTCCTGGTGGTTTCTTGTGTTGGTATTGTAAATACCGCAACATTTGGACTTGCGATGCAGAATCAAAAGAATTCGGCGGGCAGCGCATCGGCTTTGCTTGGTGTTCTTATGTTCCTATTTGGGGGACTCGTAGCCCCTCTCGTTGGAATTGGCGGCGAAGATACGGCCGTACCGATGGGGATTGTAATTGCATCTGCTGAACTTCTTGCCATTGCCCTGTATATACTCATGGTCAGACCGCGTTCGCGGAAATAG
- a CDS encoding Rrf2 family transcriptional regulator yields MVTSRFAVGIHILSLLEINKDIVNTSDFLAGSVGTNPVVIRRITGMLSKAGLVDVKPGVAGAKLKKEAADITLLDVYRAVNAVEEDALFSVHDSPNPACVVGRNIQNAITPVFISAQKAMEDQLASVSIADVIYDLSQKEKESLD; encoded by the coding sequence ATGGTTACTAGCCGATTTGCTGTTGGCATTCATATTTTGTCACTGCTTGAGATTAACAAGGATATCGTCAACACCTCAGACTTTCTCGCGGGCAGCGTGGGTACCAATCCCGTGGTCATTCGCCGAATTACAGGTATGCTGAGTAAAGCAGGGCTTGTTGATGTAAAACCGGGCGTTGCAGGGGCGAAGCTCAAAAAAGAGGCAGCAGATATCACTCTACTCGACGTGTACCGGGCAGTAAATGCGGTGGAAGAAGATGCCCTATTTTCTGTACATGATTCTCCCAATCCTGCCTGTGTAGTAGGCCGTAATATTCAGAATGCGATCACCCCTGTCTTTATTTCTGCTCAAAAAGCAATGGAAGATCAGCTTGCGAGTGTCTCCATCGCGGATGTAATCTATGACCTCTCCCAAAAAGAAAAGGAATCTCTGGATTGA
- a CDS encoding metallophosphoesterase translates to MKFPFRMIVNTLLVLLIFIGLQLYIGWNMYLFLSFYVSDISIFVLGITLTVVSLGYAIGRIKWLGPIGRFIKVIGSYYFALLEFFILVLPVMDLIGWICHLAGADSKAYIPILGWATAALLVIFLLRGSYNAWSPIVRKYEVAVAKKPEPGAKRKYTIAVASDIHLGNIVGNRYLRRLTGLLNGLNPDLTLLVGDVLDDSIEPFLRNKMSYEMKKLSARYGVFAVLGNHEYYGGHIDRYVKEMSEIGIPVLRDEVVSVAGGAIYIAGRKDLTAERMDPEGRLSVSDLLMPLDHTKPIVLLDHQPYAFDKAQEAGADLLLCGHTHRGQFAPNHFITKRLFELDWGYMLKEKMHVIVSSGFGSWGPPIRLASRSEVIHIELTFTEE, encoded by the coding sequence ATGAAGTTTCCCTTTCGAATGATAGTGAACACGTTACTTGTACTCCTTATATTTATTGGACTTCAGCTGTATATTGGCTGGAATATGTACTTGTTTCTCTCTTTTTATGTTTCTGATATTTCTATTTTCGTATTAGGGATCACTCTGACGGTAGTATCGCTTGGATATGCGATCGGACGGATCAAGTGGCTTGGTCCTATAGGGCGCTTCATAAAAGTGATCGGTTCGTACTATTTTGCACTGCTCGAGTTCTTCATCCTTGTACTTCCGGTGATGGATCTGATCGGATGGATATGTCATCTTGCGGGTGCGGATTCAAAGGCATATATTCCGATACTTGGCTGGGCAACGGCAGCTCTTCTAGTCATTTTCCTGCTGCGCGGGTCTTATAATGCGTGGAGTCCTATCGTAAGAAAATATGAAGTAGCAGTAGCAAAAAAGCCAGAACCAGGTGCGAAGAGAAAGTACACCATCGCAGTAGCTTCCGATATCCATCTTGGGAACATTGTGGGCAATCGATATCTAAGAAGGCTGACCGGACTCCTTAATGGATTAAACCCTGATCTGACCTTACTGGTAGGGGATGTGCTTGATGATTCGATTGAACCTTTTTTGCGAAATAAGATGTCATATGAGATGAAGAAATTATCTGCTAGATACGGTGTTTTTGCAGTGCTCGGTAACCATGAATATTACGGAGGGCATATTGATCGTTATGTGAAAGAAATGAGTGAGATTGGAATTCCTGTCCTTCGGGATGAGGTGGTCAGCGTAGCAGGCGGAGCTATCTACATAGCGGGACGTAAAGATCTGACTGCAGAACGGATGGATCCAGAAGGACGTTTATCTGTATCAGATCTGCTTATGCCGCTGGACCATACAAAGCCGATTGTTTTGCTGGATCATCAGCCATATGCGTTTGATAAAGCTCAGGAAGCGGGTGCTGATCTGCTGCTATGCGGACATACGCACAGAGGACAGTTTGCACCCAATCATTTCATTACAAAACGACTTTTCGAACTGGACTGGGGCTATATGCTGAAGGAGAAAATGCATGTGATTGTGTCCTCTGGTTTTGGTTCATGGGGACCGCCGATCCGCCTCGCAAGCAGATCAGAAGTCATTCATATTGAACTAACATTTACCGAAGAATAA
- a CDS encoding copper resistance CopC family protein yields MKMMKKGILTLVLFLVLLPGAAFAHTGLESAVPGNGDTVTSALDELVLTFETPIEPLSEIKVVNEEGSVMDLANIEVKENTLTAKLNEPLPNGVYKVDWTIVGEDGHTINNEYAFTVDAPVEPEQPDNTAVEDENTNTDTPVTSEDTVDEQVNTAAPAADDVQETEAGNTGNAGIWIALIVVVVIAGVYVAVRRKGKK; encoded by the coding sequence ATGAAAATGATGAAAAAAGGAATTCTTACGCTGGTTCTGTTTTTAGTGCTGCTGCCAGGCGCTGCTTTTGCACATACGGGTCTAGAAAGTGCGGTCCCTGGAAATGGAGATACGGTGACTTCTGCGCTGGATGAATTAGTTCTTACGTTTGAAACACCAATTGAGCCGCTTAGTGAGATTAAAGTAGTAAATGAAGAAGGCAGCGTCATGGACCTGGCGAATATCGAGGTCAAAGAAAACACGCTGACAGCGAAGTTAAATGAACCATTGCCGAATGGAGTTTACAAGGTAGACTGGACGATTGTCGGGGAAGATGGTCATACGATTAATAACGAATACGCATTTACCGTAGATGCACCAGTGGAGCCGGAACAGCCGGACAATACTGCTGTAGAGGATGAAAATACAAACACGGATACACCTGTAACCAGCGAAGATACAGTAGATGAACAAGTGAATACGGCGGCACCTGCAGCAGACGATGTACAAGAAACAGAAGCTGGCAATACAGGAAATGCAGGAATTTGGATTGCGCTCATCGTCGTTGTTGTTATTGCGGGTGTCTATGTAGCCGTAAGACGTAAAGGGAAAAAATAA